The Methanosarcina barkeri str. Wiesmoor DNA segment TATTTATAAAAGAGGAGATGGAAAAGGCAGGCCTGCAGGTTTCTCTGGACAATTTTTCCGCGCGGGTACGTACACGGGACTTCAATTACTGGAATGTAAGCGGCACAAACGTAGTGGGGATTAAAGAGGGAAACGACCTTAAAGACGAGATAATTCTTGTAACCGCTCATTATGATTCAAGAATAATTGTACGTCCAGAATCAGGTTTACGAGATATTTTTGATTCTGAGATAAGAAAGCCCTATCTCTGGCCAGTCTGGTCCGATACTTACGTTTGCGAATCGGCCAACGGAACCGGAGCGGATGACAATGCCGGAGGGGTGGCTTGTATGCTTGAACTTGCAAGGGTCTTGCAGAATGAGTCTTTTGACAGGACAATATATTTCATTGCTTTTTCCGGAGAAGAATACAATCTTCTTGGCAGCCAGGCCTGGGTTGAAGCCCATTCTGAGTTGGAAAATGATATTGTTGCAGTTATTAATGTGGATTCTATAGGAAACGAGCCTCTCTACATAGAATATCTTCCCCAGAATGCCTGGCTTAAATCCGTTCTTGAAAACGAGACAAGAGACCTAGGGATCGAAATTCAATGTGAAATTCCGGATTATTCAAGCTTTATTCATCCTTTAATCGGAGGAGATCATGAAATATTCTGGGAAAGTGATATCCCTGCAGTTGCAATTTGCCATCACAACGATAGAAACTTCCACAAGTTAAGTGATACAATTGACAATGTTGATTTTTCGGTTGTCAGGAATGCAAGTGTTCTGACTGCCAAAAGTCTCATCTATCTGGCTAGTCCTGACGAAAATCAGGGTCCTTTTGTCAATATTTCCAATTCACACGTTTCTGGAGACTCTCTTAAACTTATCTATAAAGTATCTGACCCAGAGGCTACTATTAATATCTTTTTTGACAATCAGAACCTGGGAAATCTCCAATCAGGCAGGAATTTTTCACTTCCGGAAGGAGAACATACTATCAAAGTTTTTGCAACCGACTGTTATGGAAACAGAGGCTCTGATAGTATAAATATTGTAAATGAGAAAAACCAAAATAGAAGTTTTGAGCCTCCAAGTCAGGATAAAAAATACTGCGGTAATTATATAATTGGGTACCCAAAAAATTTTGTGGACTCAAATAGAACTCTTTATTTTTATCTGGATAATTTTGGGCCTCTGTATCCAGGGAATCTTTTGATTCTTACTCCAGGAAGTCATAACCTAAAAATATGGTCAGAAAATGAAAACGGAACTGTGTTTATGGAGAATGAAATTTCTGATTTTAGAAAATACTCTATGGAAATGATTGAGATAAATAATCCGATTGCTGATCGTAAAAATCCTCTTCTTTTCCTTTCATGTTTATTTGCAATTTTGGCTATTGTTGCGTTTTATGGGAAGCGGATAAAAAGAAAATTATTGAATCTAAAAGGTTCTAAAGATAAATATAAATAAAGGCGAGATCAGGTTAAAACGATCTATTGGGTGATGATTGTCTTTTTTAATAGATGTCTGGTGCGAGTGAAACAAATGTCTAAGGATTTCTATTAATTATTACAGTTGTTCACAGTTACTTTTTTCTCATGAATGCAAATGTTCCAAATATGATGATAACTCCTAGATTCGGCAGGTCGACATTTCATTTTGATACTTTTTATTGATGGTGATTTTAAAATAATGATCCTTTATTGTGTGCAGTTGTGAGGTTTACATATGATCCAAACATAATCTCTCATACTAAACTTTAATGGAAAAATGGTCAGTGTTTATATGTGTCGTGGGGGTTGAGCTATACGTCAACCAGCTTTAAATCTAATGTATATTTATCAAATGTTCAAAAACGATATCAAGAAAAATATTCAAATTTCTTATGTCGCCTGCCGAATCTAGTGCATTGATTCCAAAGTATGTCAGGTATGAATTTTTTGAAAATCACTGAAAGCACGGAAGACACGGAAATAAGTAGTAAAGGCGTGTTTCTTCTGTGCTTTTAGTGTTTTCCGTGTTTTCCGTGGTTGCAATATCCAAATCGAATCCTCTGCAATCGATTGCGTTTTCCGTGTTACAGAATTCCATGTGACTTTAAAATAATATTTGCGTCATAAGCTGTGATTATTTTCTTATTATGTATGTATTTGAGAATCGATGCACTAGGTTAAAGTTTTATTCCAGTGGCATTAAAAAATACGTCTTCTAATGAAAGAGAATTTTCTATAAGTTTTAAAACCTGACCTCCGCTTTCAACAATTAATCTATTAATTTCCGGTTTGACGTCTGTTTTGGAATTTACGAAAATGTCTAGAGTATTTTTTGCTTTCAATTCGGTTTTTATAACAAACTCTAGACTCTCAATTAAAGAAATCATCTCGGAAGAGAGATTGTAGACCCCAATCGTAATAACTCCATTTGACTCAAGGTGGCGGATCTTTTCAATTGTACTTTCAGCGATAAGCTTGCCTTTATCCAGAATTCCTACATAGGTACAAATCTCCTGTATTTCCAGAAGATTATGGGATGAAAGAAATATCGTGATCCCATTGTTATTGCATTCAAAAAGAATTTGTCGGATTTGCCGGATTCCAACAGGGTCGAGACCATTAGTAGGCTCATCAAGAATCAGTACTTTTGGGCTATTCAAAAGAGCCTGTGCAATTCCTAGTCGTGTTTTCATGCCATGGGAAAAATAGCCTACTTTTTTGAACATCTCATTTCCAAGCCCAACCTGGTTCAGTAAAATCCTTGATTGTTCCAGGCTTTCTTTTTTACTCAGGCCTTTTAATCTCCCGTAATATACCATATGGTTTAAGGCTGTCCGTTCATCATAAAAGCCTGAATCCTGCGGTACCAGGCCCAGAATCTGTTTAACTTTTCCTGATTCGGAAGACAGGTCCATACCATAAACAAAAATTTGTCCTTGCGTGGGTATTGAAAGCCCTGAAAGTAATTTTATTGTAGTTGTTTTTCCGGCACCATTCTGGCCCAAAAAGCCATAAATACTTCCTTTTTCTACATTCAAGGAAAGACTTTCTAGAACTAAGCGAGAGCCGTATTTTTTGGACAGGTTTTTGGTAGAAATAGCTGCAGTAATTAGAAATCCCTCCTTTTAATAGCTACCAAACTCATGGACAAAAAAACCAGTATGTACAGGAACATTGAAAACAGGCTTTCAAAAACCGCAAGGTATCCAGCTTCAACCGGGAAGCCTTTCATGAACTCCATATTTTTAATCCCGTAAAAAAAAGGAGTGATATATTTTAGATAACTTTCATTTCCCTGTGAAATAAAAAATATCAAAATTCCAAGAAAAACTACAGACATTGTAAACGAAATTTTATTGTTTGCAGACAGTGTTGAGATAAATAAAAAAATACTTATGAAGCACCCAAGGTAAAGGCTTGAAGAAATCCAGAACAAAAAGACGTTTTCTAACTGAAAAGAATTACCTGCAGAATATTGATATATCAGGTTTATAAGTGCAATTCCAGTGGAAACGATGATAAATACCAGAAATAGAAAGAAAAACTTTCCTAAGATAAAAGATGATCTGTGGACTTTGGAGATAATATATCTCACCGACCCGGTTTCAGTTTCACTGCTTACGATATCAAAAGATGCTATCAAAGTCATAAAAGGTCCGACAGACAACACCACCAGATATGAAATTGAAGTATATGGGACGCCTTCTGAATTTGAAAATAAAAAGGATATAGAAGTACCATAGTGCAATGCCAGGAAACAAAGAAAAATAAAAATTCCGCCAAAAAGCCATACATATCTACTTTTTGAACCCCTAAATGTTTCATCTTCCCCAATAACCTGTACTTCATAAAAATTCATAATCCTTCATCCTGTTTATTCCTGCTTAGGTTGGAAGCAATAAATGCTCCAAAGAACCCGATTATTGAATAGAAAAAAATCATAATGAGCACAAAGCCGATGAGAGCAGACAAAGCTATACCCCCATATTGTAACGCAAGCTTTCCATCGGAGGTAAACAAAAATACTAAAATCCAGCCAATCAGATTATACATAAATATTGTAAAAAAAGCATACTTCTCCGAGCCCTTGCCTATAGTTTTACCAATCAATGTCCCTACAATAACTGCACCTATAATTCCTCCGTATGTTGGATCAAGCCCTAAAAATTCAAAAAATCCGAATAATACAAGCCCAATCAGTATCCCTATAAACAATAAATTTCCGGTCTTCATAATCTCACATCCCAATAAATATGCCGCTAGCGTCACCATAAGGCAACGATCCATCGAGTATACTTTTAGAAACTGATACTTTGTTAAAACCATGAAAATAACGAATTGTCCTTTCCTTTTTTATTTTCCGGCTTTAAGCTATCAACTTTCCCTTCTCCGTTAGCCATATAATAAGACTCAGCAATCAATTTCTTTAGTTTTGGTGCTTCTTTAGCTAGATTCGTTGTGTTCCTGACTCCATAATAAACTATGAAATAATCATCTCTCCCTTTAAGGAAAGGTTTCTCGTACACTAGAAAGTATCCTGAAGTTTCTGGACTCTTATACCCTGTTGCATTAAAAGCGTAAGGACTATAAATGGGGCTCCAGACGTTTTCAGTTTCACGCCTTTCAATTACTTCTTGAAGTTCTTCACTAATATTCAGTTCCTGATAGAACACATTACCGTTTTCTTCCAGATAACGATAAAGTGTATCTTCTCCTTTTAAGAATTCAGATTCATCGTCAAAGTACCAAACATTTATTAATTCTTCTTCAGAATAGTTTCCTGCATTACAGTAAGGAGAAATCTTTGGAAAAAGTGATGTGCAGCCCTGTTCATTTCCTTGCCAGGCTCCTGGAATGTACCATCCTGGCATACCCTCTGAGGGAGGCAGTCCTGGGCCAATTGGAATAACGTCGAAAATAAGCCATAATCCAAGGAGAGCAATTATCAAAAACACTAAAAGGGCTATCTTTTTATTCAGTTTCTTGTAAAACATTTGCCTGTTCCAATTAAAGAAAATATGATGGGTGATTAAGGTCTCACCCATGTTGCCATAGCTCCAGTCCAGCTCCCAAACGCTAAGTAGTGTACATTACTTGTGTCCCATGTATCATGTAAGTATACGTAATCTTGATTTCCATCATAATATCCTATTCAGGTTACATTATGATCGCCATATGGCTGAGTGTAACTATTACCTGTCCCACCATTTAGCATGCTGAGCACGAAATATTACACCGATTCCAATTTTTTTTCTTAACCATTTGTCTTACTCCTGTTTATTTTTCAGGAGGCCTAACCAGGTAAACTTTTTAAGTGCCTTCAAAACTAACATTTCCTTGCCTCTGGGCACGTGGAGTTCAGGTGAACCTGGAAAGTCTGTTTGAACTCCACTGGACATCTTTTTAAATGTTAATTTTTTGATAGGAATTTTCTTTTATAACTAATTTGTGACCAAATCATCCAACTGAAAGTATACCCAAACTTAAATTTGAGTTCTTTTAAAATTTATAGAGCTATTTGCTATATAATTGAATGATTTTTCCATAAAATTTAAGTAAACTCTTTTGGCACGTATTAACAGGAGAATTTAAAATGTCAAGAAAAATATTATTCATTATATTGATAGCCCTGCTTTTTTTATCCGCAACTACCGCGACAGCAGCTGAAAATGTGGAAAAAGTGAAAACCTCAAGCAACTATACTGTAGTCTCCTCCCCTAGTACTGAAATTGGACTCGCTGACAAAGATATAGGTATTCTGACAGTCTATGATACCATATTTCAGGGAGAGACAAACGTACATGAGAAAAAAGTTAGCAGTGGTTTAAATCTTCTAGTTGTGGATCTTAACTGGAGAGATTCGACTGATTCACTAAGGCTCAGGATATATACTCCTAGCGGCTCATTGCTAGGTTCTTATTATGATAATGCTGATGGAGCAGTTAGCGGTAGGATTCACCTGTATATTAAAAATTCAAATGGAATTGAAGCGGGAACCTGGAAATATCAAGTATACGGGTATAGAGTGGCCGGAAAAGAAGGTTATACGATCTGAATTTGATAACGAAATTACTCAAATTATAGACCAGCTATGTGGAAGGTAATGTTACTTTTTATTCTGGTTCTGAGTGCCGCAGTAGGTATAACCAGTGCAGATACCGGAGGATATACCGTTGGTCCCTGCCCACCCGAAGAGGAGCTCAAAAAATTGGGTGATACCGTTGACATGAGCGGGGCGGACAGGACTCTTACCTTCTGGGAATTTCCCTTGTCATTCAAGGTAGCTTATATATTGGGATACCTGGCTGCTTTCATTTCCTTATTCAAGCTGGCTCCCATAATTCTTGGTCAGATAAGGAGTCTAAGTAAAAATGTTACTCAAAAGAAAATTATTTGTTATGTGCTGAGGAAGCCAGGGTGTACGCCATCTGAAATTTCAAGAAACCTGAAAATTAGCCTGGGATC contains these protein-coding regions:
- a CDS encoding M28 family metallopeptidase; amino-acid sequence: MIDIKNITHYIFSHTYLIIFLILLVPSSTAIALSNNISSDFNIHYNNTSVTLDVSETGLENSTRTISSFGERKIGSQNAAEASLFIKEEMEKAGLQVSLDNFSARVRTRDFNYWNVSGTNVVGIKEGNDLKDEIILVTAHYDSRIIVRPESGLRDIFDSEIRKPYLWPVWSDTYVCESANGTGADDNAGGVACMLELARVLQNESFDRTIYFIAFSGEEYNLLGSQAWVEAHSELENDIVAVINVDSIGNEPLYIEYLPQNAWLKSVLENETRDLGIEIQCEIPDYSSFIHPLIGGDHEIFWESDIPAVAICHHNDRNFHKLSDTIDNVDFSVVRNASVLTAKSLIYLASPDENQGPFVNISNSHVSGDSLKLIYKVSDPEATINIFFDNQNLGNLQSGRNFSLPEGEHTIKVFATDCYGNRGSDSINIVNEKNQNRSFEPPSQDKKYCGNYIIGYPKNFVDSNRTLYFYLDNFGPLYPGNLLILTPGSHNLKIWSENENGTVFMENEISDFRKYSMEMIEINNPIADRKNPLLFLSCLFAILAIVAFYGKRIKRKLLNLKGSKDKYK
- a CDS encoding ABC transporter ATP-binding protein, which encodes MTAAISTKNLSKKYGSRLVLESLSLNVEKGSIYGFLGQNGAGKTTTIKLLSGLSIPTQGQIFVYGMDLSSESGKVKQILGLVPQDSGFYDERTALNHMVYYGRLKGLSKKESLEQSRILLNQVGLGNEMFKKVGYFSHGMKTRLGIAQALLNSPKVLILDEPTNGLDPVGIRQIRQILFECNNNGITIFLSSHNLLEIQEICTYVGILDKGKLIAESTIEKIRHLESNGVITIGVYNLSSEMISLIESLEFVIKTELKAKNTLDIFVNSKTDVKPEINRLIVESGGQVLKLIENSLSLEDVFFNATGIKL
- a CDS encoding ABC transporter permease subunit, coding for MVSSETETGSVRYIISKVHRSSFILGKFFFLFLVFIIVSTGIALINLIYQYSAGNSFQLENVFLFWISSSLYLGCFISIFLFISTLSANNKISFTMSVVFLGILIFFISQGNESYLKYITPFFYGIKNMEFMKGFPVEAGYLAVFESLFSMFLYILVFLSMSLVAIKRRDF
- a CDS encoding winged helix-turn-helix transcriptional regulator, whose amino-acid sequence is MLLFILVLSAAVGITSADTGGYTVGPCPPEEELKKLGDTVDMSGADRTLTFWEFPLSFKVAYILGYLAAFISLFKLAPIILGQIRSLSKNVTQKKIICYVLRKPGCTPSEISRNLKISLGSIRYQIKALKAEEELTLTKEGKFTRVFQNSNVFTNNDKTIISHLKGSTRKQILLNILENPEITNQEISEKLNLDKSTTHWHIKKLREDNIIFSEVEGKFTKYFVNPSVEPELLKWLKI